A part of Aricia agestis chromosome 13, ilAriAges1.1, whole genome shotgun sequence genomic DNA contains:
- the LOC121733335 gene encoding putative polypeptide N-acetylgalactosaminyltransferase 9 codes for MEVRKGWREHHFNQFVSDLIPLDRKLPDFRDTRCPQIFSRSLPKASVIITFHNEAWSTLLRTVHSVINRTPEHLLEKIILVDDGSTMPHLKDRLGEYIGVLAKVTLIRTTRREGLIRARILGTKHVDSPVVIFLDSHCECTEGWLEPLLERIAEDFTIVVSPTIDHIDANTFEYIAQKYVQIGGFNWDLKFIWRHIPKHKFQGNEYKPITTPAIAGGLFAISLEFFKKIGYYDDSFEIWGAENLELSFKTWMCGGSMEIVPCSHVGHVFRKSFPYKTGRSMLKNYLRLAEVWMDDYAKYFYQRIGDLREDFGDVSERKELREKLQCKSFEWYLKNVYPELEIHTNVLQYGQIHDTRGICLDSSVRPMDMLGTVDPKPCHGHGGNQFWQYTTDRRIKRDDKCLDYSFDALLLTNCRVNAETQKWIFENKTKHLRHVLTKNCLKNAYFNDSRRITVDKCYEEQSQVWIIS; via the exons ATGGAGGTACGAAAAGGGTGGAGGGAACACCATTTCAATCAATTCGTCAGTGATTTGATTCCACTCGATCGAAAGCTTCCTGATTTTAGAGATACAAG GTGTCCTCAAATTTTCTCAAGAAGTTTGCCAAAAGCATCAGTAATTATAACTTTCCACAACGAAGCGTGGTCTACTTTACTGAGAACTGTACATTCTGTGATCAATAGAACACCTGAGCATCTGCTAGAGAAGATCATACTAGTTGATGATGGTTCCACAATGC CTCACCTTAAAGACCGTCTTGGGGAATATATTGGAGTGCTGGCAAAAGTTACTCTGATACGGACGACGCGACGAGAGGGACTGATAAGAGCTCGCATTTTGGGCACCAAACACGTCGACTCGCCCGTTGTAATTTTTCTCGACAGTCATTGCGAGTGTACTGAAG GTTGGCTTGAACCTTTGCTTGAAAGGATAGCAGAAGATTTTACTATCGTTGTCAGTCCAACGATAGACCACATAGATGCTAATACATTTGAATACATAGCTCAAAAATACGTACAAATCGGTGGTTTCAATTGGGACCTAAAATTTATTTGGAGGCATATACCGAAACATAAATTTCAAGGGAACGAATATAAGCCTATAACTACACCTGCCATAGCTGGGGGATTATTTGCCATTAGTCTTGAATTCTTTAAAAAGATCGGTTACTACGACGATTCCTTTGAAATTTGGGGAGCTGAAAATTTGGAATTGTCATTCAAAACGTGGATGTGCGGTGGGTCTATGGAAATAGTGCCGTGTTCACACGTGGGACACGTTTTCAGAAAATCTTTTCCATACAAAACGGGAAGATCGATGCTCAAGAATTATTTGCGCTTAGCAGAG GTATGGATGGACGATTACGCGAAATACTTTTACCAAAGAATTGGTGACCTCAGGGAAGATTTTGGCGATGTGTCGGAACGAAAAGAACTTCGGGAGAAACTACAATGCAAGTCTTTTGAATggtatttgaaaaatgtttacCCTGAACTGGAAATACATACGAATGTGCTACAGTATGGACAA ATACATGACACGCGTGGGATTTGTTTGGACTCCTCAGTAAGGCCTATGGATATGCTTGGTACCGTTGATCCTAAGCCCTGTCATGGACACGGCGGTAACCAG ttctgGCAATATACCACCGATCGTAGAATCAAGCGAGACGACAAATGTTTGGACTATAGTTTTGATGCGCTCCTACTCACAAATTGTAGAGTAAACGCCGAGACACAGAAGTGGATTTTTGAAAATAAG aCGAAGCACCTACGACACGTTTTAACGAAGAATTGTCTGAAGAACGCCTATTTTAACGACAGTCGTCGAATAACAGTGGACAAATGCTACGAGGAACAGTCACAAGTTTGGATTATaagctag